The Humulus lupulus chromosome 3, drHumLupu1.1, whole genome shotgun sequence genome window below encodes:
- the LOC133822555 gene encoding uncharacterized protein LOC133822555: MESCSVKNEMVVGNSDLIDLVFSWSIADVINTDLYKEQVKTIPYIFSSATEYLNSFITPLIEETRADLLTGFKELSDAPYSEIKSVKRSKDFKLPKALLYKIELQRGVENENDMNAFEPEVGDLIAVTSVRPTCVDDLDRPERSYLIGHVRRVKERDDHFKLLMLSSKPSLVEDHMEGSGKRTMLFAVKLINMTTNIRIMTALNCDQKAVNMNIIQNVLQAEFNDVENCTICQSDRSCSATNSDVRARIHKSDLNDSQQNAILSCIRATECYHQNTVKMIWGPPGTGKTKTVGFLLSLLLRLECRTLTCTPTNTAVLQVTNQLVKYVMDSANYRMYGLGDIVLVGNRKRMKIDDHDELYSVFLDYRAEILAKCFDPSFGWKDTLLDIISLLKEPDKQYRTYLRKMNGEDEDLRKNDNTNVIKEYVNLENKDFERNTEKDDSDKSFEVKKGKKDMKHFILQFLKENKTNKRPKDLLHLLKENKSEQEGRNRNDVPGKKKEREEKKVRDIPLTFGEFVKKRFDFVGEWLYFLIVNLYTHLPTSVISSEVVKNMLAAIRYLKQFQQFLHGVADEDLKEAFSRGSQFTNLNGAKVSSIFTLESLPSKFSFPYTCDKRVIREYCLKKACLIFCTTSGSAKLNIIDMKPLELLVIDEVAQLKECESTIPLQLHGFRHAILVGDEQQLPAMVKSQISEEADFGRSLFERLAYLGHKKHLLNIQYRMHPSISLFPNREFYNNQILNGPNVKDRIYNRSFFKRKMYGSYSFINVSHGKEEFNEKRSRKNIVEVAVVLEMVESLHKEFILTKKKFRVGVITPYKAQVHALTEKIRKYIIDAHNGFLVSVCTVDGFQGGEDDIIIISTVRCNGIGSLSFLSSRQRANVALTRARYCLWIVGSGETLRNSGTFWKNLVIDAEERGCFHDAWEDKNMARAITVALIGLNQISMLLGLDAVLFRKARWKVCFTYAFWKSMTSVKNNLFCKKVLNLLENLSSGWRKADIRRDRDDEISSQLVEYYLVNMELYLVWTVDILQEDSHCIQILQVWDILPLSKIPELSKQIVFLHRSYSVDKLSRCKYECYEGDLLVPMTWPVKSSCAETNPGKLLPKSMPLFLKDESETSSVNKRNLVALVRQEVDSSCGEADPGQLSSQFVASFSSKHDQKTPLPTNTDMVVPLKCSVGSSCNEDDPMELEPEILERVDRNFVVPKSWPVDSSCNGADPIESLSKLMALLSLRDDLSCCEMTLN, encoded by the exons ATGGAGAGTTGTAGTGTGAAGAATGAAATGGTTGTTGGAAACAGTGACTTGATTGATTTGGTTTTCTCTTGGTCTATCGCAGATGTTATCAATACTGATCTCTATAAAGAACAG GTGAAGACAATTCCCTATATCTTCTCATCAGCAACAGAATACTTGAACTCATTCATCACCCCTCTTATAGAGGAAACACGTGCTGACCTGCTTACAGGCTTCAAAGAACTGTCTGATGCACCTTATTCTGAAATAAAATCTGTCAAGCGGTCTAAGGATTTTAAACTTCCCAAAGCTTTGCTGTACAAAATTGAACTGCAAAGAGGCGTTGAAAATGAGAATGATATGAATGCATTTGAGCCTGAAGTTGGAGATCTCATTGCCGTTACAAGTGTAAGACCTACATGTGTTGATGATCTTGACCGGCCCGAAAGATCCTATCTCATTGGTCATGTAAGAAGGGTGAAAGAGAGAGATGATCATTTTAAACTTTTAATGCTATCATCAAAGCCTTCCCTGGTTGAAGATCACATGGAAGGAAGTGGGAAGAGGACAATGCTTTTTGCTGTTAAGTTGATCAATATGACTACAAATATTCGTATAATGACTGCCTTAAACTGCGATCAGAAAGCGGTGAATATGAACATCATTCAGAACGTTCTACAAGCTGAATTTAAT GATGTTGAAAATTGTACCATCTGCCAATCTGATAGAAGTTGCAGTGCTACGAATTCAGATGTAAGGGCCAGAATCCACAAGTCTGATTTGAATGATTCTCAACAAAATGCAATTTTAAGCTGTATTAGAGCTACAGAGTGTTATCATCAAAATACTGTCAAAATGATATGGGGACCTCCGGGGACAGGAAAAACAAAGACAGttggttttcttttaagtttGTTGCTTAGGTTGGAATGCAGAACACTCACATGCACTCCAACAAACACTGCAGTTCTGCAGGTGACAAACCAACTCGTAAAATATGTTATGGACTCAGCTAACTATAGGATGTATGGGCTAGGAGATATAGTTTTGGTTGGGAATAGGAAACGAATGAAGATCGATGATCATGATGAACTTTACAGTGTCTTTCTTGATTATCGGGCTGAAATACTTGCCAAGTGTTTTGATCCAAGTTTTGGGTGGAAAGATACTTTACTTGACATAATTAGTTTACTTAAGGAACCTGACAAACAGTACAGAACATACTTGAGAAAGATGAATGGGGAAGATGAAGACCTCAGGAAGAATGATAATACTAATGTCATAAAAGAATATGTGAATTTGGAAAACAAAGATTTTGAAAGAAATAcagaaaaagatgatagtgataAATCTTTTGAGGTCAAAAAAGGCAAGAAGGATATGAAGCATTTCATTCTGCAATTCTTGAAAGAGAACAAGACCAATAAAAGACCTAAGGATCTGCTACATCtactgaaagaaaataaatcagagCAAGAAGGACGTAATAGGAATGATGTTCcaggaaagaagaaagaaagagaagagaaaaaagtacgTGATATTCCTTTGACTTTTGGGGAGTTTGTAAAAAAGAGATTTGATTTTGTTGGAGAATGGCTGTACTTTCTTATTGTTAATTTGTACACACACCTGCCAACATCTGTTATTTCATCAGAAGTGGTGAAGAATATGCTTGCAGCTATAAGATATCTAAAGCAATTCCAACAATTTTTGCATGGCGTTGCAGATGAAGATTTAAAGGAAGCCTTCAGTAGAGGCAGTCAATTTACAAACCTCAATGGTGCAAAAGTTAGTAGCATTTTTACTCTAGAATCACTTCCTTCCAAGTTTTCCTTTCCATATACTTGCGATAAAAGGGTGATAAGAGAATACTGTTTGAAAAAGGCATGTCTCATTTTCTGTACTACTTCGGGCTCTGCTAAATTGAACATCATAGATATGAAACCGTTGGAACTATTGGTTATAGATGAAGTTGCTCAGCTTAAAGAATGTGAATCAACTATTCCTTTACAACTCCATGGGTTCCGTCATGCTATACTTGTAGGAGATGAGCAGCAACTACCTGCAATGGTTAAGAGCCAG ATTTCTGAAGAAGCTGATTTTGGAAGAAGTTTGTTCGAGAGGTTGGCGTACCTGGGACACAAGAAACACCTTCTTAATATTCAGTACAGGATGCATCCTTCGATAAGCCTATTTCCAAACAGAGAGTTCTATAACAATCAGATTTTGAACGGACCAAATGTTAAAGATAGAATCTATAATAGGAGTTTCTTTAAAAGAAAAATGTATGGCTCTTACTCTTTCATAAATGTGTCACATGGAAAGGAGGAGTTCAATGAGAAGCGTAGTCGAAAAAACATAGTAGAGGTTGCTGTAGTCTTGGAGATGGTCGAAAGCCTTCATAAAG AATTTATTTTGACAAAGAAGAAGTTCAGAGTAGGTGTGATAACACCCTACAAGGCACAAGTTCATGCACTTACTGAGAAAATTAGGAAGTATATTATAGATGCTCACAACGGCTTCTTAGTAAGTGTTTGTACAGTTGATGGATTCCAAGGTGGAGAGGATGATATAATAATCATATCTACTGTCAGGTGTAATGGGATTGGCTCATTAAGTTTTCTTTCTAGTCGGCAAAGAGCAAATGTGGCTCTAACTCGTGCAAG ATATTGCCTTTGGATAGTGGGTAGTGGAGAAACATTACGAAATAGTGGCACTTTTTGGAAAAATCTTGTCATTGATGCAGAAGAACGCGGGTGTTTCCATGATGCTTGGGAGGACAAGAACATGGCACGTGCTATTACGGTTGCCCTGATTGGTCTTAACCAAATCTCAATGTTACTTGGTCTAGATGCAGTTCTGTTTAGGAAAGCAAGATGGAAG GTGTGCTTCACTTATGCTTTCTGGAAATCAATGACGAGTGTTAAAAATAATTTGTTCTGCAAGAAAGTGCTTAATCTATTGGAGAACCTTTCAAGTGGCTGGCGTAAAGCAGACATCAGGAGGGACCGTGATGATGAAATTTCCTCCCAATTAGTAGAGTACTACTTGGTTAACATGGAATTATATCTTGTTTGGACTGTAGATATTCTGCAAGAAGACTCGCACTGCATTCAGATTTTACAGGTTTGGGATATTTTGCCACTATCCAAAATACCAGAACTGTCAAAGCAGATAGTTTTTTTACACAGAAGTTATTCAGTGGATAAGTTGAGTCGCTGCAAGTACGAATGCTACGAGGG GGATTTGCTTGTTCCAATGACATGGCCAGTAAAATCCAGTTGTGCTGAAACCAATCCTGGGAAGCTACTACCAAAATCAATGCCTTTGTTTCTAAAGGACGAGTCAGAAACATCATCAGTTAATAAAAG GAATTTGGTTGCTCTAGTGAGACAGGAAGTGGACTCAAGCTGTGGTGAAGCTGATCCTGGGCAATTATCATCACAATTTGTTGCTTCATTCAGTTCAAAGCATGATCAGAAAACACCATTACCGACTAACAC GGATATGGTTGTTCCATTGAAATGCTCAGTAGGCTCAAGTTGCAATGAAGATGATCCTATGGAGTTAGAACCAGAAATATTAGAAAGAGTTGACAG AAATTTTGTTGTTCCAAAGTCATGGCCAGTGGACAGCAGCTGCAATGGAGCTGATCCCATTGAGTCATTGTCAAAATTAATGGCTTTACTCAGTCTGAGAGATGATCTTTCCTGCTGTGAAATGACTTTGAATTGA